One Ignavibacteria bacterium DNA segment encodes these proteins:
- the frr gene encoding ribosome recycling factor, whose protein sequence is MIKDILKVTKERMLKAVEHLTSEFVKVRTGKASVGLLEGVRVDYYGTPTPLNQVGNLSTPDFHTINIQPWDKTVIPIIEKAILNANLGLNPSSDGTIIRIPIPPLNEERRKELVKHVKKLAEEAKVSIRNIRRDEIEKLKKTEKEEHISEDDRKHSEIEVQKLTDNSIKEIDALVQKKEKEIMEV, encoded by the coding sequence ATGATTAAAGATATTTTAAAAGTTACTAAAGAAAGGATGTTAAAAGCTGTCGAGCATTTGACGTCTGAGTTTGTAAAGGTTAGAACAGGCAAGGCTTCCGTTGGACTGCTTGAAGGCGTGAGAGTTGATTATTACGGTACTCCTACACCTTTAAATCAGGTTGGTAATCTCAGCACTCCCGATTTTCATACAATTAACATTCAGCCCTGGGACAAGACGGTTATTCCAATTATCGAGAAGGCAATCCTGAACGCAAATCTCGGATTGAACCCCTCGAGCGATGGTACCATAATCAGGATACCGATTCCTCCGTTAAACGAAGAAAGAAGAAAAGAACTCGTGAAACATGTGAAGAAACTTGCGGAAGAAGCAAAGGTTTCTATCAGAAACATCAGAAGAGATGAAATAGAAAAGCTAAAGAAAACAGAAAAAGAGGAACATATATCCGAGGATGACCGTAAACACAGTGAAATCGAGGTGCAGAAGCTGACGGATAATTCCATAAAAGAAATTGACGCTTTAGTACAGAAGAAAGAAAAAGAAATAATGGAAGTCTAA
- a CDS encoding glycosyltransferase N-terminal domain-containing protein: MTAFWFIVYNIVFLPLIWTGFRFLSLFNPKIREGFKGRKYIFREIENWKLDSSAKRIIFHSSSLGEFQQAIPIIDELQKKGYEIIATFFSPSGYKNSINLLPEVKKTYIPFDSYFNVKKFINAINPEMIILMRYDLWFNFLYCAKINNIKVIIANARYDEKDKFWKLQFVKSIKKAMYGMVDKMFVIDESDYQNYLRMMRGYDTKVIKAGDSKFERVYEASKNIKIENVIDTSVIKDKKVFVIGSSWKDDEEIILPVINKLPEYGESLLTVLVPHEPKETKILAIESNLKSNYENLKSIRLSQIENYSGENLVIVDSVGKLMSLYSAAYIAYVGGGFRTGLHNVLEPAIFNIPVFFANEVKNSDEDEILVEKGCGILVSTRDRFYRDIRKLLTDKVYYQKVSDSCKLVFSDTLGTTRKIIENLIN, encoded by the coding sequence ATGACCGCATTCTGGTTTATCGTTTACAATATTGTTTTTCTGCCTTTGATTTGGACAGGATTCAGGTTCCTATCTTTGTTCAATCCAAAGATAAGGGAAGGTTTCAAAGGCAGGAAATACATTTTCCGCGAAATTGAAAACTGGAAGTTAGACTCATCAGCTAAAAGAATTATATTCCACTCATCCTCGCTCGGCGAGTTCCAGCAGGCAATTCCTATTATAGATGAGCTTCAGAAAAAGGGTTACGAAATAATAGCAACCTTTTTCTCTCCTTCAGGCTACAAAAACTCAATAAATTTGCTGCCTGAGGTAAAGAAAACATATATTCCTTTTGATTCATATTTTAACGTTAAGAAGTTTATTAATGCTATTAATCCTGAGATGATTATACTTATGCGGTATGACCTATGGTTCAATTTTCTTTATTGTGCAAAGATAAATAATATTAAGGTCATTATTGCGAATGCAAGATACGACGAAAAAGACAAGTTCTGGAAACTGCAGTTTGTTAAGTCCATTAAGAAAGCAATGTACGGAATGGTTGATAAAATGTTCGTTATAGACGAATCCGATTATCAAAATTATCTTAGGATGATGAGAGGTTATGATACAAAAGTGATAAAGGCGGGTGATTCAAAGTTCGAGAGAGTTTATGAAGCATCGAAGAATATTAAGATTGAAAATGTAATAGATACTTCTGTAATCAAAGATAAGAAGGTGTTTGTTATAGGAAGCTCATGGAAAGATGACGAAGAAATTATTCTGCCAGTTATTAATAAACTGCCAGAATACGGGGAGAGTTTGCTGACTGTGCTCGTTCCGCATGAACCGAAGGAAACTAAGATACTTGCGATTGAGAGCAACCTAAAAAGTAATTATGAAAACCTGAAATCAATAAGATTATCTCAAATAGAAAATTATTCAGGTGAAAATCTTGTTATAGTTGACAGTGTTGGAAAGCTTATGAGCCTTTACTCTGCTGCGTATATAGCTTACGTAGGCGGAGGATTCAGAACGGGATTGCATAATGTGCTCGAGCCTGCGATATTTAACATACCTGTTTTTTTTGCGAACGAGGTTAAGAATTCAGATGAAGACGAGATACTTGTTGAGAAAGGCTGCGGAATACTGGTAAGCACGAGGGACAGATTTTACAGGGACATACGAAAGCTCTTAACGGACAAGGTATATTATCAAAAGGTAAGTGATTCTTGCAAGCTCGTGTTCAGTGATACGCTCGGGACAACCAGAAAAATAATTGAAAATTTAATCAACTAA
- a CDS encoding SIS domain-containing protein has product MFDREKFLTDSLKESSEIKLKVLESCYDEIMKASDLILSTIKAGNKMMLCGNGGSAADSQHLATEFMIRLSHDIKRKAIPAIALSTDSSNLTAGGNDIGFENIFARNIEGIGREGDVLIGISTSGNSKNIIKAVQISKSMGIKTICLLGSGGGRLKDECDLSVIVPSNNVQRIQESHITIGHILCEITERELYG; this is encoded by the coding sequence ATGTTCGATAGAGAAAAGTTTTTAACGGACTCATTAAAGGAAAGCTCGGAAATAAAACTTAAGGTTTTAGAGAGTTGTTACGATGAAATTATGAAAGCCTCAGATTTGATACTTAGTACAATAAAAGCCGGGAACAAGATGATGTTATGCGGGAACGGGGGCAGTGCGGCTGATTCACAGCATCTTGCGACAGAGTTTATGATAAGACTTTCACATGATATTAAGAGGAAGGCAATACCTGCGATTGCTTTGTCAACTGATTCGTCAAACCTTACCGCCGGCGGAAACGATATTGGATTTGAGAATATATTTGCCCGTAACATAGAGGGTATAGGAAGAGAAGGCGACGTACTAATAGGAATATCGACGAGCGGAAATTCAAAGAATATTATTAAAGCGGTACAGATTTCAAAATCAATGGGGATAAAGACTATTTGCCTGCTTGGAAGCGGAGGTGGAAGACTTAAAGATGAATGTGATTTATCTGTAATAGTTCCTTCGAATAATGTTCAAAGAATTCAGGAATCACACATCACTATAGGTCATATACTCTGCGAGATAACTGAAAGAGAACTTTACGGTTAG
- a CDS encoding folylpolyglutamate synthase/dihydrofolate synthase family protein, with protein sequence MKFSSYTECIDYLFSLERVGIKYDLNNIRKLSRACGNPHEKFKSIHIAGTNGKGAVASIISSVLTESKYKTGLYTSPHVKDFRERIRVNGKVIPKSFVIQFTEKHFSLIDKIKPSFFEATTAMAFKYFADCEVNFAVIECGLGGRLDSTNIIRPEISVITSISIDHSEYLGNTIKSITNEKAGIIKRYVPCVTGNVSKYSKAIIKKICENKKSVFADSSLIDFYFQQSKSGFDVYLKEFGKYFNLPLRGKYQINNFKTVLAVLNNLKQRKVIDYSGIELEKGLENISRNAGYGYRFQIVSKKPKIVLDVSHNAEGLSNLKEITSALKYGKLFVVFGMMADKELGKCINELEKLKGFIIFTKPDYKRACNPENFVKYMTGNSKYIIKANVKDAFEHVKRLADKNDIILVTGSFFMVSDFLKHFKKYDKSNNI encoded by the coding sequence ATGAAATTTAGTAGTTATACGGAATGTATAGATTATTTATTTTCACTTGAACGTGTCGGTATTAAATATGACCTGAATAACATACGTAAACTTTCCAGAGCCTGCGGTAATCCTCATGAAAAGTTTAAGTCAATTCATATAGCAGGGACAAACGGCAAGGGTGCGGTTGCATCTATTATATCATCCGTGTTAACTGAGAGTAAGTATAAAACCGGCCTATACACTTCTCCACATGTTAAAGATTTCAGGGAAAGGATAAGGGTAAACGGCAAAGTTATACCAAAATCTTTCGTCATACAATTTACGGAGAAACACTTCAGTTTAATAGATAAGATAAAACCGAGCTTCTTTGAGGCGACAACTGCAATGGCGTTCAAGTACTTTGCGGACTGCGAAGTTAATTTTGCAGTGATTGAATGCGGATTGGGAGGAAGGCTCGATTCCACGAACATCATAAGACCTGAAATATCCGTAATAACCAGTATCTCAATAGACCATTCCGAATATCTTGGCAATACAATAAAAAGCATCACTAATGAAAAAGCAGGCATAATAAAAAGATATGTTCCATGTGTAACTGGAAATGTTTCAAAATATTCAAAAGCGATTATAAAGAAAATTTGTGAAAATAAGAAATCAGTTTTTGCAGATTCGTCTTTAATTGATTTTTACTTTCAACAATCGAAATCAGGATTTGATGTTTACCTGAAAGAATTCGGGAAGTATTTTAATCTGCCTTTGAGAGGGAAATACCAGATAAACAACTTCAAGACAGTGTTAGCAGTTCTTAATAACCTGAAGCAGAGAAAAGTTATTGATTATTCAGGCATTGAATTAGAAAAAGGGCTTGAAAATATAAGCAGGAACGCGGGTTACGGATACAGGTTCCAGATTGTATCGAAGAAGCCGAAGATAGTGCTTGATGTATCGCATAATGCTGAAGGTCTTAGTAATCTTAAGGAAATTACAAGTGCCCTGAAATACGGAAAACTTTTTGTAGTGTTCGGTATGATGGCTGATAAGGAACTCGGCAAGTGCATAAATGAATTGGAAAAATTAAAAGGATTTATAATATTCACTAAACCGGATTATAAGAGAGCCTGCAACCCTGAGAATTTTGTGAAGTATATGACAGGAAACAGTAAATACATAATCAAAGCTAACGTAAAGGATGCGTTCGAACATGTGAAGCGATTGGCTGATAAAAACGATATTATTCTTGTAACGGGTTCATTTTTTATGGTAAGTGATTTTCTTAAACATTTTAAAAAGTATGATAAAAGCAATAATATTTGA
- a CDS encoding TIGR02253 family HAD-type hydrolase, whose product MIKAIIFDLDNTLVDFMLMKERAVDAAVHAMVDSGLRMTQSEAKDKINAIYKREGIEYQQVFDELLKTEYGEIDYKIISAGIVAYRTAREAALKPYPKVFPTLIELIRMGIKLAIVSDAPSSEAWLRLSYLNFHHLFDVIITYDESRERKPSPAPFNLALSRLNLKADECLMIGDWAERDVVGAKSVGMKTVFARYGDTFNTLHPGSDYDINSIDELINIVRKENCIND is encoded by the coding sequence ATGATAAAAGCAATAATATTTGACCTTGATAACACGCTTGTGGATTTTATGCTCATGAAAGAGCGGGCTGTTGATGCTGCTGTTCATGCGATGGTAGATTCCGGATTAAGGATGACGCAGTCTGAGGCAAAGGATAAGATAAACGCAATTTACAAAAGGGAAGGTATTGAATATCAGCAAGTGTTTGATGAACTGTTGAAAACAGAATACGGAGAGATTGATTATAAAATAATATCTGCGGGAATAGTAGCGTACAGAACTGCCCGTGAAGCTGCATTAAAGCCATATCCAAAAGTCTTTCCTACGTTAATAGAACTGATTAGGATGGGGATTAAGCTTGCGATAGTTTCGGACGCACCGTCTTCAGAAGCATGGTTAAGATTATCTTACCTGAACTTTCATCATTTGTTTGATGTGATAATTACATATGATGAATCACGCGAGAGAAAGCCTTCTCCCGCACCGTTTAACCTTGCACTCAGCAGGTTAAATCTTAAAGCTGATGAATGTCTTATGATAGGTGACTGGGCAGAGAGGGATGTTGTTGGTGCAAAGTCAGTGGGAATGAAAACAGTTTTTGCAAGATACGGAGATACATTTAATACATTACATCCAGGTTCTGATTATGATATAAATTCTATTGATGAATTAATTAATATTGTTAGAAAGGAGAACTGTATAAATGATTAA
- the acpS gene encoding holo-ACP synthase, which yields MIKGIGTDIIDIKRIKSVIEKFGEKFYEKILTEKEIEYCKSFKAKPEPHFAGRFASKEAYSKALGTGISKDFKWKDIEILNDARGKPYINHVTQNEYSNQKFNVSISHTDEYASAVVIWEE from the coding sequence ATGATTAAAGGAATCGGCACAGATATTATTGATATAAAAAGGATTAAATCTGTAATAGAGAAATTCGGGGAAAAGTTTTACGAAAAGATTTTAACCGAAAAAGAAATTGAATACTGCAAGTCTTTTAAAGCAAAGCCCGAGCCGCATTTCGCGGGCAGGTTCGCCTCAAAAGAAGCATATTCAAAGGCGCTCGGGACCGGGATTTCAAAAGATTTTAAGTGGAAAGATATTGAGATATTAAACGATGCAAGAGGGAAACCGTACATAAACCATGTTACACAGAACGAATATTCAAATCAAAAATTTAATGTAAGCATATCACACACTGACGAATACGCCAGTGCAGTGGTTATCTGGGAGGAGTAA
- a CDS encoding bifunctional (p)ppGpp synthetase/guanosine-3',5'-bis(diphosphate) 3'-pyrophosphohydrolase — protein sequence MFSNYNKKKLDELLVNAKTSLSSRKVNEKLISNAFRFALDAHKNDKRQSGEPYITHPYEVALILAKEIPIDDITIAAALLHDVIEDTEFTIKDIEAEFGKEVADIVDGATQIEGLVENYELKQIESYKKMLLSMTLDLRVMLIKFADRLHNLRTLEFLSNKRQYRMAQETLDIYAPLAHRFGLSKLKSELEDMSFKYLNRKEYDKIANRIKDKKRERERFLKKFIEPIKESLIKENYKFEIYARAKHIYSIYQKLKKLEKGFDDIYDLLAVRVILDSNNKYDCFSVYGIVSQLYAPIPERFKNFISVPKQNGYMSLHTTVMSSEGRRVEVQIRTKEMHEVAEKGIAAHWKYKENLNINDKKIEEWMRNIRETFENAAKEDISTGQLIENFKLELYQNEIYCFTPKGELKILPSGATPVDFAFAIHTQVGMKCIGAKVNGKIVPLDTQLKSGNQIEIITSKNQKPKLDWEKFVVTHKARSDIKKYFNSEKRQLISDGKEMFEKKLKKNKLHINDDALLEVLQKLHYKDLQIFYQNVASDNNKADEVIEYIEDKSKLQQIEAESVALSSAAAEAKGLESIDRFRKQAQDTSKNISLGSKGSNSIQGIKYDFAKCCNPIPGDDVIGFVTQTEGIKIHRKNCNNIINLFLLEPERIVEINWGETKGTEFVGGIKIIGEDKPGILNEITEMLAKNFKLNIKSINIFTKSSMFEGTMIIEIENLKQLNSVIEKINSHKGVFSASRFYS from the coding sequence ATGTTTAGCAATTATAATAAAAAGAAACTCGATGAGTTACTAGTAAATGCTAAAACAAGTCTTTCATCAAGGAAAGTCAATGAGAAATTAATCTCTAACGCATTCAGGTTCGCTCTCGATGCCCATAAAAACGACAAGAGACAGTCGGGAGAACCTTATATTACACATCCATACGAAGTAGCGCTGATCCTTGCAAAAGAAATTCCTATTGATGATATAACTATTGCCGCTGCATTGCTGCATGATGTTATTGAAGATACAGAATTTACCATAAAGGATATTGAAGCAGAATTTGGTAAAGAAGTTGCCGATATTGTTGACGGTGCAACTCAGATAGAAGGACTCGTGGAGAACTACGAACTCAAACAAATTGAGTCTTACAAAAAGATGCTTCTGTCTATGACGCTTGACCTTCGTGTAATGCTAATTAAATTCGCGGATAGACTCCATAACCTAAGAACACTTGAATTCCTTTCAAACAAACGCCAGTACAGGATGGCTCAGGAAACTCTCGATATTTACGCTCCCCTCGCTCACAGGTTTGGACTTTCAAAGCTCAAATCGGAACTTGAAGATATGTCTTTTAAATACCTGAACAGAAAAGAATACGATAAGATTGCAAACCGCATCAAAGACAAGAAACGTGAACGTGAAAGATTCCTAAAAAAGTTTATTGAACCTATAAAGGAAAGCCTGATAAAGGAAAACTATAAGTTTGAGATTTATGCGAGAGCTAAGCATATATACAGTATTTACCAAAAACTCAAGAAACTGGAAAAGGGATTCGACGATATTTATGACCTGCTTGCAGTAAGAGTAATTCTCGATTCGAACAACAAATATGACTGCTTTTCTGTTTACGGTATTGTTTCTCAGCTTTATGCACCGATTCCGGAAAGGTTTAAAAACTTTATTTCTGTTCCAAAGCAAAACGGATACATGTCGCTTCATACCACCGTAATGAGTAGCGAAGGGAGAAGAGTTGAAGTCCAGATTCGTACAAAGGAAATGCATGAAGTTGCCGAAAAAGGTATTGCCGCTCACTGGAAGTATAAGGAAAATCTGAATATTAATGACAAGAAGATTGAAGAATGGATGAGGAACATACGCGAAACTTTCGAGAACGCTGCAAAAGAAGACATCTCAACAGGACAGCTTATTGAGAATTTCAAGCTTGAACTCTACCAGAACGAAATATATTGTTTCACACCAAAAGGCGAGTTGAAAATTCTTCCTTCTGGTGCCACACCCGTTGACTTTGCTTTCGCAATTCACACTCAGGTCGGCATGAAATGCATCGGAGCTAAAGTTAACGGAAAAATAGTGCCTCTCGATACACAGCTCAAAAGCGGAAACCAGATCGAAATTATCACTTCAAAAAATCAGAAACCAAAACTTGACTGGGAAAAGTTTGTTGTGACCCATAAAGCCCGTTCCGATATAAAAAAGTATTTTAATTCGGAGAAGCGACAACTAATTTCTGACGGTAAAGAGATGTTTGAGAAAAAACTTAAGAAGAATAAACTTCATATCAATGATGATGCACTACTCGAAGTTTTACAGAAACTTCACTACAAAGACCTTCAGATTTTCTATCAAAATGTTGCCTCAGATAACAATAAAGCCGATGAAGTCATCGAATATATAGAAGATAAAAGCAAACTCCAGCAAATTGAAGCTGAATCAGTTGCTTTGAGCAGTGCAGCAGCAGAGGCAAAAGGTCTTGAAAGCATTGATAGGTTCAGAAAGCAGGCTCAGGATACGAGCAAGAATATTTCTCTCGGCTCTAAAGGAAGTAATTCTATACAGGGAATTAAATACGACTTTGCAAAATGCTGCAATCCCATACCCGGCGACGATGTAATAGGATTCGTTACTCAGACTGAGGGAATAAAGATACACAGAAAGAACTGCAATAATATTATTAATCTTTTCCTCCTCGAGCCCGAAAGAATCGTTGAAATAAACTGGGGCGAAACTAAAGGTACCGAGTTTGTCGGCGGCATTAAAATAATCGGCGAAGATAAACCGGGTATCCTGAACGAAATTACTGAAATGCTTGCCAAAAACTTCAAACTTAATATTAAAAGTATTAATATATTTACTAAGAGCTCAATGTTTGAGGGGACGATGATAATTGAAATTGAAAACCTTAAGCAGTTGAATTCAGTTATTGAGAAAATAAACAGTCATAAAGGTGTTTTTAGCGCTTCAAGGTTTTATAGCTAA
- the upp gene encoding uracil phosphoribosyltransferase yields the protein MMKNIAVIEHPLVSHYLTILREKNTQSFEFKQTVDILSYILASVFYAELKTEKVNITTPLKATVGYKIKQNLVLLPILRAGLGLTRGFVDLFPSIKISHIGLYRDEESLKPIKYYFKFPKLKDKKETKVIVLDPMIATGGSVIFTLEYLLNMGFKDISVVSLLMAPEAIKAIDNRFGNTERKCFNIYTCSIDEKLNEKGFIVPGLGDAGDRMFGTV from the coding sequence ATGATGAAAAATATTGCTGTTATTGAACACCCTCTTGTTTCTCATTATCTGACAATCTTAAGAGAAAAAAATACTCAGAGCTTTGAGTTTAAACAAACAGTCGATATTCTGTCTTATATTCTTGCTTCAGTTTTCTATGCTGAGTTAAAAACTGAAAAGGTAAATATCACTACTCCTTTGAAAGCAACTGTAGGTTATAAGATTAAACAGAACCTTGTACTGCTGCCGATTCTTAGAGCCGGATTGGGATTAACGAGAGGTTTCGTTGATTTATTTCCATCGATAAAAATCAGCCATATCGGTCTTTACCGCGATGAGGAATCGCTAAAGCCGATAAAATATTATTTCAAGTTTCCTAAACTGAAAGATAAGAAAGAAACAAAGGTTATAGTTCTTGACCCGATGATTGCAACAGGCGGAAGTGTTATATTTACGCTTGAATATCTTCTGAACATGGGATTTAAAGATATCAGCGTCGTTTCCCTGCTTATGGCTCCTGAAGCAATAAAAGCAATCGATAACCGATTCGGAAATACTGAAAGAAAATGTTTTAATATTTATACTTGCAGTATCGATGAGAAATTAAACGAAAAAGGATTTATTGTCCCCGGACTCGGCGACGCAGGCGATAGAATGTTCGGCACTGTTTAA
- a CDS encoding DUF6263 family protein, translated as MRKLSILFLSLFFISSILTLTSCDKKENGQRPDVKSNVSEYVKTDDVGQKVTLKYFPKQGDKFNYKMTAKTFSTEKSPGTGDEEVASEQSMTYYYSQEVAEVSASGYITFKMKYDSIIITEKITAKDSSISQTFNSNIKDSVSAKIDFIQYNALAGQEFKFRVSPKGEISEVIELEQIHEKIFKALGDTLKPDEKAKIKESMGSEALKSIIQNQYQKFPDKDVYKDSSWTFDTETNLSVFPIKNILGYKLNNVNTENNVIIDIIASLGIEFLSKEEKQQGMTIKLTNDEAGGSGTVSIDLTRGCVVRKETSTNINMGLKLSAQGQSANSKQTLKTHLLVELN; from the coding sequence TTGAGAAAATTAAGTATTTTATTTTTAAGTTTGTTCTTTATTTCTTCCATTTTAACTCTAACATCATGCGATAAAAAAGAGAATGGTCAGAGACCTGATGTAAAATCAAATGTAAGCGAATACGTAAAAACTGACGACGTCGGTCAAAAAGTAACCTTGAAGTATTTCCCTAAACAAGGCGATAAATTTAATTATAAGATGACCGCTAAAACGTTTTCTACAGAAAAAAGTCCGGGTACGGGAGATGAGGAAGTTGCCAGCGAACAATCGATGACTTATTATTACTCTCAGGAGGTCGCAGAAGTCAGCGCTTCAGGTTATATTACTTTTAAAATGAAATATGACAGTATTATCATAACCGAAAAAATAACTGCAAAGGATTCTTCTATTTCACAGACATTTAACTCAAACATTAAAGATTCTGTTTCAGCAAAAATAGATTTTATTCAATATAACGCTCTGGCTGGTCAGGAGTTTAAATTCAGAGTCTCACCAAAAGGTGAAATATCTGAAGTTATTGAACTTGAACAGATTCACGAAAAGATTTTCAAAGCTCTCGGAGATACTCTAAAACCTGATGAAAAAGCAAAGATAAAAGAATCAATGGGTTCGGAAGCTCTGAAATCTATAATTCAAAACCAGTACCAGAAATTCCCTGATAAGGATGTATATAAAGATTCTTCTTGGACATTCGATACGGAGACAAATCTTTCAGTATTTCCAATCAAGAATATTCTGGGATATAAACTTAATAACGTAAACACTGAAAATAATGTAATTATTGATATTATTGCATCACTTGGAATCGAATTCCTGAGTAAAGAAGAAAAACAACAAGGTATGACTATTAAACTGACGAATGATGAAGCAGGCGGTTCAGGTACAGTAAGCATAGACCTTACCAGAGGATGCGTCGTTAGAAAAGAGACAAGCACAAACATAAATATGGGCTTAAAGCTTTCTGCCCAAGGTCAGTCGGCTAACTCGAAACAAACTTTGAAAACACATTTACTTGTCGAATTAAATTGA